GCCTATCCCTTTCAACCTGCGCAGTGATCTCACATCCTTTTCCTCGATATGGCGCGCTATTTCCCGTATGGGCTTCGTGAGCGCCTTTATGGCCGCCATGGGCCCGATATCCTCAACGGTGATGAAAAGCTCGAAAAACTCCCGGTCCAGTTCATGTCTGAAACCGACAAGGACCGGCTTGGGCTGTCTTTCGGTCTGGTGGAAAGAAACATAAAGGCTCAGTTCTTCGTCCGGCTTCTTTAACCTTCTGATCTCACTCATCACGAAGGCAGGCATGAGAACATCATACCCGACACCGCCCACGAGCAGGGTCAAGCGTTCATCATAGATGCTCTTCAGTGTTCCCTCGAGATAGGCTATCACACCACCCTCCGGTAGTCCCTGCGGTAATAGACCGCAAGCGCCACGGCGAGCGCATCAGATGCATGGAAGGAGGAGATGTCTCCAACCTTCAGCGTGTTCACCACGGCGTCCTTGATCTGCTTCTTGCCGGCATTGCCGAAGCCCACGAGGGAATTCTTGATCTCCTTCGGCGCGATTTCCTGAACGGGAATCCCCTTCTGCCGGGCAGTCAGGTAGAGAACCCCGAGGACACTTCCGAGAAGTATGCCCGCCCTTGGGTAGCGAACAAGGGAAAAAACATCTTCCAGGGCAACAAGGTCGGGCTGCACCTGATCGATGATGCGATCGACGTCCTGATGGATCTGCATCAACCTGTCCGCCATCCTATCATGGGAGAAAGTCTTTATGTGCCCGCATTTCAGGAGCACCGGCGCCGGTCCGTCGCATCGCAGTGCCCCAAAACCGGTACTGGCAAGACCTGGGTCAATGCCTAGAATGATCATTATCCACCATATTCGTATCGCTCTTGGTCAGGTAATCGATAATCATCATAACAGGATGGATAGTCTTTGTAAACCAAGAAGATAGGTACTGGGCAGTTGATTTCAAGCACCATTATCAGTATACTTGAGGGATGGTTGACGAAGAATA
This genomic interval from Syntrophorhabdaceae bacterium contains the following:
- a CDS encoding OB-fold domain-containing protein; the protein is MIAYLEGTLKSIYDERLTLLVGGVGYDVLMPAFVMSEIRRLKKPDEELSLYVSFHQTERQPKPVLVGFRHELDREFFELFITVEDIGPMAAIKALTKPIREIARHIEEKDVRSLRRLKGIGERKADKIVATLKGRVAKYALMPETAVTAPIAEDFVKEVEQVLITQLGHKIFEARQMIEEAMKRNPRIASSEELFEEVYRGQKQ
- a CDS encoding crossover junction endodeoxyribonuclease RuvC, encoding MIILGIDPGLASTGFGALRCDGPAPVLLKCGHIKTFSHDRMADRLMQIHQDVDRIIDQVQPDLVALEDVFSLVRYPRAGILLGSVLGVLYLTARQKGIPVQEIAPKEIKNSLVGFGNAGKKQIKDAVVNTLKVGDISSFHASDALAVALAVYYRRDYRRVV